GGATGTGCGGCCACGGAAACGCTGTGGCCCGGCTACCGGATCAGCGTCGCGGCTTATGTGATCAGCCTGTTTTTGCCGTCGATCATTCGCGATCTCAAGCTGAAGAGTTATGGCTTTGAAGTCCTGCCACGCAATCCCTCGTCGTTTACGCCGCTGCTCGATGGCCGCTCGCTCTTAATGGGCCCCGACAGCCGCGCAACGTGCCGCGAGATTGCCAAGTTCAGCACGCGCGATGCCGAGCAGTACCCTCAATACAATGCCCTGCTGGAGCGGGTGGCGGCGGTGCTCGAGCCGCTGCTGTCGACGACTCCCCCCTCGGTGCTGCCGAGTGGCGTTCTAGGCCGCAACATCGGAACGCTCGAACGACTCCGGGCCCTTTCGGATGCCTATGCGATGTCGCAGTCGGCTGCTGGCCTGGGGGATGATCTGCCGGAAGCTGTCGAACTACTTGCCGGAGCTGCGCGACCGATTCTCGAGCGCTGGTTCGAAAGCGAAGTGCTGCGTGCGACACTCGGCACCGATGCCATCATCGGCGCGTTTGCACCTCCGTCGCATCCAGGAACTGCTTACGTGCTGCTGCATCACGTCATGGGAGAAGCGGGTGGCGCGCGTGGTGTGTGGGGCTACGTGCGGGGGGGAATGGGTGGACTAGCCGATGCGCTCGAAGGTGCCTGCGTCGATCTAGGTGTCGACATTCGCCGCGAAACGCCGGTCGAGCGGATCCTGACCAAGCATGGCCGAATTGGCGGCGTGCAACTCGCCTCGGGCTTGGTGCTCGAAGCACCGGTGGTCGCTTCGACGATCGATGCCAATCGAACCTTCCTGAAGATGCTTGGCGAAAGTGAGTTGCCCAAAAACTTTGCGGCGGCAATTGGTCGCATCAGCTACGCCTCGGCCTCGTGCAAAATCAATGTCGCCCTGAGCGAACCGCCGCAATTCACTTGCTTACCAGGTAGCGGGATTGGTCCACAGCACCGGGGGACGATTCATATTGGCGAAACGCTCGACACCATGGAACGCGGCTACGACGATGCCAAGTATGGCGAGCCGAGTCGCGAACCGATCTTGGAGATCACGCTCCCATCGAGTGTCGACGATACCCTGGCGCCGAAGGGGCATCATGTGATGAACATGTTTGTGCAATACGCGCCGTATAAGCTCTCGAACAATCGGAGCTGGGACGATGTGAAAGAAGCC
This window of the Pirellula staleyi DSM 6068 genome carries:
- a CDS encoding NAD(P)/FAD-dependent oxidoreductase: MTAPTKKPLARSFDCIVIGGGHNGLVTAAYLAKAGKKVCVLEARHVLGGCAATETLWPGYRISVAAYVISLFLPSIIRDLKLKSYGFEVLPRNPSSFTPLLDGRSLLMGPDSRATCREIAKFSTRDAEQYPQYNALLERVAAVLEPLLSTTPPSVLPSGVLGRNIGTLERLRALSDAYAMSQSAAGLGDDLPEAVELLAGAARPILERWFESEVLRATLGTDAIIGAFAPPSHPGTAYVLLHHVMGEAGGARGVWGYVRGGMGGLADALEGACVDLGVDIRRETPVERILTKHGRIGGVQLASGLVLEAPVVASTIDANRTFLKMLGESELPKNFAAAIGRISYASASCKINVALSEPPQFTCLPGSGIGPQHRGTIHIGETLDTMERGYDDAKYGEPSREPILEITLPSSVDDTLAPKGHHVMNMFVQYAPYKLSNNRSWDDVKEAFADRCIELLARYAPNVPGAIVHRQILSPLDLERTFGLTGGNIMQGAMNPEQLFLFRPTAGWADHRSPVPGLYLCGAAAHPGGGVMGAAGRNGAQAILSDIGT